In Humulus lupulus chromosome 6, drHumLupu1.1, whole genome shotgun sequence, a single genomic region encodes these proteins:
- the LOC133784687 gene encoding disease resistance protein RPP2A-like: MNLSGNLKALNISSMKSHSIVSYAFLRSSLIIQLGELLEERHQDIVNMFAKERLSRKKLLIVLDDLFDVEQFEYLVGDRNWLRHGSRVIITTRNKQMLNNIGVDWIYMAEQLDDGEALQLFSLKAFQRDSPPKKYMELSKEVVNYAVGMPLALKVLGYIENDFDDGLDDHERDAFLDIACFFKGNRITFVEEILGGCGFKDTIRNLINNSLISITQENKLWMHNLVQQMGWEIVRQQNPKEPGKHSRLWITNEVCRVLLHDLGTSSIEGLSLNTFHMKYDIDIKPTAFNEMYNLRLLRIIVCMGNYKLSVSGGLDFLPDALRYLEWAQYPLKSLPSSFIPHNLVNLDMPLGQFEHLWNGLQHVESLQYVSLCFSKKLSNIPNLSRANLKCADFEGCTSLVEVPSLRFQQINEKNSTKIIRNQITSNVWSKREDLLRYGPLQGLKVHDYSLNLNECSNFKTLSHLSGGIEYIYLRSTAIEELHHSIWSLGHLALLDLNNCKSLKNLPEDICNLECMKELNLGGCVCINMFPKLPKNIVRVDLSGSAIEQVPSSSFDYCTSLEVLCLKDCTRLEYVSTTISKLKLLNYLDLSYCSKLKCFPNITEPMEHLVHLYLDGSGIEEIQYRSIKTLIGLRMLNLRQCKNLKSLPIGNFCTSHLEVLYLPERLELESSTFQRFEYEYYRDAYNTAKNSILNQETAYSEEGSILFGDKIPFWFTQQSEGSSIGFKFSSNLLEIDSITLALCVCVS, from the exons ATGAATCTATCTGGGAACCTGAAGGCTCTCAACATCTCCTCAATGAAGTCCCACTCTATTGTGTCATATGCCTTCCTCAGATCTAGTTTAATCATACAGTTGG GTGAGTTATTGGAGGAACGCCATCAAGATATAGTCAACATGTTTGCGAAGGAAAGACTTTCTCGTAAAAAGTTACTCATTGTTCTTGACGATCTATTTGATGTAGAGCAATTTGAGTATTTAGTTGGAGATCGTAATTGGTTAAGGCATGGAAGTAGAGTAATTATAACAACTAGAAATAAGCAAATGCTTAATAATATTGGGGTTGATTGGATCTACATGGCAGAGCAACTAGATGATGGTGAAGCTCTTCAACTCTTTAGTTTGAAAGCATTCCAAAGAGATTCTCCACCAAAGAAATACATGGAGTTGTCGAAAGAAGTAGTGAATTATGCCGTAGGCATGCCCTTGGCTCTAAAAGTTTTAG GGTATATTGAGAATGATTTTGATGATGGACTTGATGATCATGAACGAGATGCGTTTCTTGACATTGCCTGTTTTTTTAAAGGAAATAGAATAACGTTTGTGGAAGAAATTTTGGGTGGTTGTGGATTTAAGGATACCATAAGAAATCTCATTAATAACTCTCTCATTAGTATCACACAAGAGAATAAGCTATGGATGCATAATTTGGTGCAACAAATGGGGTGGGAAATTGTTCGTCAACAAAATCCTAAAGAGCCTGGAAAGCACAGTAGGTTGTGGATTACTAATGAAGTATGTCGTGTTTTGCTACATGATTTA GGTACTTCATCAATTGAAGGATTATCACTTAACACATTTCACATGAAGTATGATATAGACATAAAACCTACCGCTTTCAATGAGATGTACAATCTAAGATTGCTTAGAATTATTGTATGCATGGGGAACTACAAATTAAGTGTTTCTGGAGGTCTTGATTTTCTTCCAGATGCGCTTAGATATCTCGAGTGGGCTCAGTATCCGTTGAAATCCTTGCCATCAAGTTTCATTCCACATAATCTTGTAAACCTCGATATGCCCCTAGGCCAGTTTGAGCATCTTTGGAATGGACTACAG CATGTGGAGAGCTTACAGTATGTGAGTCTTTGTTTCTCAAAGAAGCTATCTAATATACCAAATTTGAGTAGGGCTAATCTTAAGTGTGCAGATTTTGAAGGTTGTACAAGTTTGGTTGAGGTTCCTTCATTGAGGTTTCAacaaattaatgaaaaaaattctACTAAGATAATTAGGAACCAAATTACATCAAATGTCTGGAGCAAAAGAGAAGACTTGTTAAGATATGGGCCATTGCAGGGTCTCAAAGTCCATGACTACTCTTTGAATCTTAATGAATGCTCTAATTTCAAAACTCTTTCCCATTTGTCTGGAggtattgaatatatatatttacgcTCGACTGCAATAGAAGAACTTCACCATTCAATTTGGAGTCTTGGACATCTAGCTTTATTGGATCTCAACAATTGTAAAAGCCTCAAGAACCTACCAGAAGACATTTGTAACTTGGAGTGCATGAAGGAGCTAAACCTAGGTGGCTGCGTGTGTATCAACATGTTTCCAAAGCTTCCGAAGAATATAGTGAGAGTAGATTTGAGTGGATCAGCAATAGAACAAGTCCCATCATCATCATTCGATTATTGTACAAGTCTTGAGGTTTTGTGTCTGAAAGATTGCACAAGGCTTGAATATGTTTCAACAACTATTAGCAAGTTAAAATTGCTCAATTATCTTGACCTTTCTTATTGCTCCAAATTAAAGTGCTTCCCAAACATCACAGAGCCTATGGAACATTTGGTGCATCTTTATTTGGATGGTTCAGGGATTGAGGAGATACAATACAGGTCGATTAAAACTTTAATTGGGCTTCGCATGCTAAATTTGAGGCAATGCAAAAATCTTAAATCTCTTCCAATAGGTAATTTTTGTACAAGCCACCTTGAGGTTCTCTACCTACCAGAGCGTTTAGAATTGGAGAGTTCAACATTTCAGAGATTTGAGTATGAATACTACCGTGATGCTTATAACACAGCTAAAAATTCCATCTTAAATCAA GAaacagcttactctgaagagggttctattctttttggcgataaaATACCATTTTGGTTCACACAACAGTCTGAAGGATCATCTATAGGCTTTAAGTTTTCATCAAATTTGCTCGAAATTGACTCAATAACGCTAGCTTTAT GTGTTTGTGTTTCCTAA